A genomic stretch from Amia ocellicauda isolate fAmiCal2 chromosome 23, fAmiCal2.hap1, whole genome shotgun sequence includes:
- the LOC136719087 gene encoding LOW QUALITY PROTEIN: succinate receptor 1-like (The sequence of the model RefSeq protein was modified relative to this genomic sequence to represent the inferred CDS: deleted 1 base in 1 codon; substituted 1 base at 1 genomic stop codon) → MLDAILEKYYLSTMYAVEFSFGVLGSVLVIFGLFCIKEWKSINIYLLNLSLSDLIFLCTLPQIVQGYAYKMANGSYHYCIINRYILHVNLYSGILFLTFISIDRYLILKYPFRQHILLQKRTAVYTLVLIWIMVTLQLIPLLTFPSPNTKGKNYPLCRDFQSLGDSPKDVLIYSCCLTVTGFIVPVVILCYFYYQIVHFLRNKDDIFETTSFRRSQKLVILAVTMILVLYTPYHIMRNIRITTRMSVCSXSTKVYIQSVYIITRPIAFSHSVFNPVFYFLVGEQFREVLLSKLGSIFSRTSPN, encoded by the exons ATGTTGGATGCCATTTTGGAAAAATACTACCTTTCCACCATGTATGCAGTGGAGTTTTCTTTTGGGGTTCTTGGGAGTGTGTTAGTTATTTTTGGTCTCTTCTGCATCAAGGAGTGGAAAAGTATCAACATCTACCTTTTGAACCTGTCTCTCTCAGATTTAATTTTCCTGTGCACACTACCCCAAATAGTGCAAGGTTATGCCTACAAGATGGCAAATGGTTCATATCATTACTGCATCATCAACAGATATATCCTTCATGTAAACCTGTACTCAGGCATTCTCTTTCTCACCTTCATCAGCATTGACAGatacttgattttaaaatatcccTTCAGGCAGCATATTTTATTACAGAAACGCACAGCTGTTTACACTTTAGTTCTTATCTGGATAATGGTCACCCTGCAGCTAATCCCCCTGCTAACCTTTCCCAGTCCTAACACCAAAGGGAAGAAC TACCCCTTATGCCGGGACTTTCAGAGTTTGGGGGACAGCCCAAAGGATGTTTTAATCTACAGTTGCTGTCTCACAGTTACTGGGTTTATTGTACCTGTGGTCATCCTGTGCTACTTCTACTATCAGATTGTGCATTTCCTCAGGAATAAGGATGATATTTTTGAGACCACTTCCTTTCGGCGATCCCAGAAACTGGTCATCCTTGCAGTTACTATGATTCTTGTGTTATACACTCCATACCACATCATGAGAAACATCCGCATCACTACACGCATGTCAGTCTGCTCTTAAAGCACAAAGGTGTACATACAAAGCGTTTACATAATTACAAGACCGATAGCTTTCTCTCACAGTGTGTTTAACCCTGTATTCTATTTCCTTGTGGGGGAACAGTTTAGAGAAGTACTGCTGAGCAAGCTGGGATCCA